GCACCGATGCCGTAGGGGGGACCTGCGTGTCTGCCCGCCGCCCGCCCACCTCGGTCTGCGCTTCTGCGCACCAAACCCGTAGGGGCGGCCCCGCGTGGCCGCCCGTGCCCGTCGCCGCACCGCCGCCCGCACCGTTGGTGGCTATCACGCCGCCGGGTGCGCACCCGTTTGACGCTCCGCGCCCGCCCGCCTACCTTGTCGCGCTCGCCCGCGACGACCCCCGAGACACCGGTTCCCCCGATGCACATCATCCGCGCGCCGCGCGTGACTCTGATCGCGCGCCAGCAGTTCATCCCGCCACCACACATCCGCTGGGAGAGCGACAGCGACGTGCCGGGCGAGGCGCTTGCGGAGTTCGCGGGACGGCTTTGCTATTTGTCCTTCGGAGAGGACAGTGGCCTCGAAGGAGGACACCGCACCATCGCCGGGCGCACGACGAACGAGGCGTACCTGGGGAACATCCTGCAGGTGAAGCACGGGAGCGTTCTGGAGCACGCGGTCTTCACCTTCCTTATCGAAGGGGTGAGCCGCTCGCTTACGCACGAGCTCGTCCGACACAGAGCCGGCATGTCATACAGTCAGCTAAGTCAGAGATACGTGGACGAGTCGGACATCGCGTTCGTGATCCCCCCGGAGATCGACGAGGGCACGGAGGCGTACCGCGCGTGGGAGCAGGCGTGCGAGGGGTCGCTGCAGGCGTACCGCCGGCTGCTGGACGAGATGACGGAGATGGTGGGCGACAGCGGGCCCGCGACGATGCGAAAGAAGCGCGCGCGCCAGGCCGCCCGCGCCGTCCTCCCCAACTGCGCGGAGACGAAGCTGGTGATGACGGGGAACGCCCGCGCCTGGCGCCACTTCGTGGAGATGCGCGGCAGCGCCACCGCCGACGTGGAGATCCGCCGCCTGGCCGGCGCCGTGCTCAGCCGCCTGCGCGACGAAGCGCCGCACATCTTCGGCGACATGCACCTGGTGCCGCACAACGACGGCACCGCGACGGTCGAGACACCCAA
This genomic window from Longimicrobium sp. contains:
- the thyX gene encoding FAD-dependent thymidylate synthase, with translation MHIIRAPRVTLIARQQFIPPPHIRWESDSDVPGEALAEFAGRLCYLSFGEDSGLEGGHRTIAGRTTNEAYLGNILQVKHGSVLEHAVFTFLIEGVSRSLTHELVRHRAGMSYSQLSQRYVDESDIAFVIPPEIDEGTEAYRAWEQACEGSLQAYRRLLDEMTEMVGDSGPATMRKKRARQAARAVLPNCAETKLVMTGNARAWRHFVEMRGSATADVEIRRLAGAVLSRLRDEAPHIFGDMHLVPHNDGTATVETPNSKV